From Pseudorca crassidens isolate mPseCra1 chromosome 7, mPseCra1.hap1, whole genome shotgun sequence, a single genomic window includes:
- the POLR3D gene encoding DNA-directed RNA polymerase III subunit RPC4 — translation MSEGDAAGEPSAPGGPRPLLSGARGLIGRRPAPSLTPGRLPSIRSRDLTLGGVKKKTFTPNIISRKVKEEPKEEVTVKKEKRDRDRDRQREGHGRGRGRPEVIQSHSIFEQGPAEMMKKKGNWDKTVDVSDMGPSHIINIKKEKRETDEETKQILRMLEKDDFIDDPGLRNDTRNMPVQLPLAHSGWLFKEENEEPDVKPWLAGSKEEDMEVDVPAVKVKEEPRDEEEEAKMKASSRAARKTPGLPKDVSVAELLRELSLTQEEELLFLQLPDSLPGQPPTQDVKPIKTEVQSEDGQVVVIKQEKDREARLAENACTLADLTEGQVGKLLIRRSGKVQLLLGKVTLDVTMGTTCSFLQELVSVGLGDSRTGDMTVLGHVKHKLVCSPNFESLLDHKHR, via the exons ATGTCAGAAGGAGACGCCGCGGGCGAGCCCAGTGCTCCAGGAGGGCCCCGACCCCTCCTTTCTGGGGCGCGGGGGCTTATCGGGCGGAGGCCGGCGCCTTCCCTCACCCCGGGCCGCCTTCCCTCCATCCGCTCCAGGGATCTCACCCTCGGGGGAGTCAAGAAG AAAACCTTCACCCCAAATATCATCAGTCGGAAGGTCAAGGAAGA GCCCAAGGAAGAAGTAACTGTCAAGAAGGAGAAGCGTGATAGGGATAGAGACCGACAGCGAGAGGGCCATGGACGGGGCCGGGGGCGCCCAGAAGTGATCCAGTCCCACTCTATCTTTGAGCAGGGCCCAGCTGAAATGATGAAGAAAAAGG GGAACTGGGATAAGACGGTGGATGTGTCAGACATGGGGCCCTCTCACATCATCAACATcaaaaaggagaagagggagacagatgaagaaacaaaacagattcTGCGTATGCTGGAGAAGGATGAT TTCATCGATGACCCTGGGCTGAGGAATGACACTCGAAATATGCCTGTGCAGCTGCCGCTGGCTCACTCGGGCTGGCTTTTTAAGGAAGAGAATGAAGAACCAGATGTTAAACCTTGGCTGGCTGGCTCCAAGGAAGAGGACATGGAGGTGGACGTGCCTGCTGTGAAAG TGAAAGAGGAGCCACGAGATGAGGAAGAGGAAGCCAAGATGAAGGCTTCCTCCAGAGCAGCCAGGAAGACGCCGGGCCTCCCGAAGGACGTATCTGTGGCAGAGCTGCTCAGGGAGCTGAGCCTCACGCAGGAGGAAGAGCTGCTGTTCCTGCAGCTGCCAGACTCACTCCCTGGCCAGCCGCCCACTCAGGACGTCAAGCCTATCAAGACGGAGGTGCAGAGCGAGGACGGACAGGTGGTGGTTATAAAGCAGGAGAAAGACCGG GAAGCCAGGCTGGCAGAGAATGCTTGTACCCTGGCCGACCTGACAGAGGGTCAGGTCGGCAAGCTGCTCATCCGCAGGTCGGGGAAGGTGCAGCTCCTCCTGGGCAAGGTGACTCTGGACGTGACGATGGGGACCACCTGCTCTTTCCTGCAG GAGCTGGTGTCCGTGGGCCTTGGAGACAGTAGGACGGGTGACATGACGGTCCTGGGACACGTAAAGCACAAACTTGTATGTTCTCCCAATTTTGAATCCCTGTTGGATCACAAACACCGGTAA